The sequence below is a genomic window from Draconibacterium halophilum.
CTTCGGATGGGAGTCTGGTTCTCTGTCAGCATGGCGATCGCAGGATAGCTAAAATGTTAGCACCGTTGAGTGATCCGTTGCCAAAATTTGAAACCCTGGCTGACAGCTATCTGGGAAAGAAACTAAACAGCCCCAACGATGCAGTTTTCAGTAAAACCGATGAATTGTATTTTACCGATCCTCCATACGGTCTTGAGAAAAATGTGGATGACCCGGCAAAAGAATTGGATTTTCAGGGGGTTTACAAACTTTCAAAATCGGGCGAAATTAAGTTGCTCACAAAAGCATTGACCCGCCCAAATGGAATTGCTTTTTCGCCTGATGGAACAAAATTATATGTGGCCAATTCAGATCCGAAGAGGGCCATATGGATGGTTTACGATGTGAAAAAGAATGGAGGCATTGGGAATGGAAAAGTTTTTTATGACGCAACAAACCTGGTTTTAGCGAATAATGGACTTCCCGATGGAATGAAAGTTCACAGGAATGGGACTGTCTTTGCTACAGGGCCAGGCGGAATTTTTATTTTCTCTCCGGACGGGAAAATCCTGGGAAAAATAGAAACAGGGAAAGAGACGGCAAACTGCACATTTAATGATGACTATTCGGCTTTGTATGTAACAGCTGATAATTATCTCATGCGCGTTCACCTTAAAAAATGAATTCATTAAAGCAGAAAGCTGCTAAAAATTCAGTTACAACATTAGGATACGAGTTGTGAGAGTGCGAAGATTCCGGCCGTAGCATCGGGGTAGAAGTTTTGAGCTGAATAGTTTTGTTTCACCCCAAACCCCTAAAGGGGCTTTTGGCAGTGAGCGATGAATAATTTTTTGAGAAGAATATGAAAAGTTAAAATTCAAAATAAGTTAAAATTCAAACGGAGATGAAAACAAGTCCCCTTCAGGGGATATAGGGGTAAATACAAACAATAGATGGCTATAAGCGATAATGTTTCAATGTAAATGGGGCAAAAGCTCATATTTTCGAGAAAGCTAAACTTTTACGAAATAACATGACTGAGGCTGAACTTTTGTTGTGGGAGCAACTAAAAGGAAAGAAAGTATTGGGATTCCGTTTTCGCCCTCAGCATCCAATAGACATTTTTATCGCGGATTTTTATTGTCATCCATTAAAACTTGTAATTGAGGTTGATGGAGGGATTCATAAATCAAGAGATCAAAAAGAATATGAAATTGGAAGAACCGGCGAATTAAATTATTGGGGTATTGAGGTTGTCCGATTCACAAATGAAGAAGTCGAAAAAGATATGATCAAGCTAATTGAAACTATAAAGAAGAAATGTTTGATACGCCAATCGGAGATACGAAAAAGTCCCTTCAGGGGATTTAGGGGTACAAAAAAATAATAGTAACTATTCCAAAACTTTGTCGTCCTATAACTAATAATCGGTATTAAACAATTAAATCAAATGCATTATGAAAACTCAAAAGAACATCAAATTATTTACGATAATAGCAGTGCTGACCGCTGTGCTTTCGTTGAATGGATTGGCAAAAGACGGCCAGCCAACCATTACCAAAACCTTTGATTTAAACCAGCCGGGGCAACTCAATGCTTCATCATCGGGAGGTGGTGTAACAGTACAAACACATGATCAGCCAAAAGTTATTATCCAGGCTTTTGTGCGAAAAAACGGAAGTCTTTTATCGCCGTCCGACAAATCTTTGGATGAGGTTTTAGACGATTTCGATATCGATTTCTCAAAAAGCGGATCAACAATTACTGCAGTTGTAAAACGCAGGGGTCAGATGAATTTCTGGAGAAACAATGTGGGTATTTCGCTCACCATTATTGTTCCGGAAGAAATGTCGTGCGATGTGTCATCCAGCGGCGGTGGCCTGAAAATTTCGGGCGTAAAAGGAACACATGATTTCTCAAGCAGTGGCGGTGGAGTTAAGCTGGAGAATACAAGCGGCAGCACAAAAGCCAGCTCATCTGGCGGCGGTGTTCACGTGTACAAACATAAGGGAGATATTAAACTGAGTTCGAGTGGCGGTGGCGTAACGCTTGAAAAAGCTAAAGGAAGTGTCTATGCACGCAGTTCTGGTGGCAGTGTAAAACTCGAAGAGATTAACGGCGACGTGGATGCCAGTAGCAGTGGTGGCGGTGTTTATGTGCAGGGTGAAGCAGGGATGGTTAAGGCCAAATCGAGTGGCGGATCTGTTAAGGTTAATATTAGCAATTTAAGCGATGAGTTATACCTGCAATCCAGCGGCGGAGGTGTTTCTGCTGTTATTCACGGTGGCGAGAAAATGGGCCTCGATCTTGATTTGCGTTCAGGCAGAGTGAATATCGAGCTCCATAACTTTAACGGTACTTCCGAAAAAGACCGCGTAAAAGGTAAGATGAACGGAGGTGGAATTCCGGTTTATGCACATGCATCAGGAGGTAACGTTAGCATCAGTTACGAGGATTAGTCGTCGTTTCCTTTTACATAAAATTAAAAGTAATAGTGAGGATTTCTCTTGATGTGAAATCCTCACTATTTTTTTGTCAAAAAGAAATCCGATCCGGAGTTTGTACAAAACGCATCTGGCATTTATATACAACGGCGTAAATCCGCTAAATTCTTATAATCAGCGTTCCGGTTGTGACAAGGAATTATACAGTTTTTGTCAAAAAAATTGACACAATAAAAATCGTATATTTGGTAAGTGGTTAGAATTCAGTCTTTAGTATTTAAGGCACAAGAGTTGGTTAATAAACTGATAAACAAAACTAACGGCAAATGCCGGATCTTAAATACGAATAAATGTACAATCTAAAAATTACCATACGGCGCCTTTTTAAAGACAAGGCTTTTTCGCTGATCAACATCTTCGGATTGGTGATTGGTATTTCGTCTTTCCTGATTTTGTTTATCCACGTTTCAAACGAAAAAAGCTTCGACAAGCATTTTTCAAATCATTCAACTATTTATCGTGTTACTTCAGTTCCCGGAGGATTAGATAATGCGGCGTGGGCGCGTAGTATGGGAATTGTTTATGCCGCTTCTGCAGAAATTCCTGAAGTGGAGCTGGCTACTCAGTTTTCGCATTGCGGGGAGGGGACCATAAAAATGGGCGAAACCTCCATCTCACAAAAGGATATTATGTCGGTTGATGAGGCATTTATGGAGCTATTTGAAGTAGTGCCTGTGGTTGGTGATTTGTCAGAAATTTCGAAACCCAATACCGTTTTTGTTACCGAAGATTTTGCCCGGAAATATTACGGCAACCTAAATCCTGTTGGGCAAGCTATAAAAATTGAAGCACTACAATATACAAGGGATTTGGGCGATTACGAAATTAGGGGAGTGGTCGAAAATACACATCCAAAAACTCATTTCAAATACGAATTGCTGATCTCTCAAAAAGGGGGATTGCAAGAACGTTTTGCTTCGCTGCCCGACCGAAAAATACAGTGGACTTATAACTATTTCAAACTTCAGAAAGACGCAGATCCAAAGCTCATAGCTGATAAGGTGACTACTTTTTACAATAGCAGCAGCCTGAAAACAACACCCGGTCCGCAGGAATATGGTTTCGCCTTGTTTCCTATGGATGATATTCACTTAAAATCGGATTACCGTTTTGAGTTACGCGAAAGTTCAAGCAAGATAAATATTGGCTTGTTTATCCCTATTTCATTTGTCATTCTAGCGATCTCGTTGCTGAATTTTACCAACCTTTCCATTGCCAAATTGATAAAACGATCAAAAGAGCTGGGCCTGAAAAAATCGATAGGAGCCACGAAACTTCAATTGGTTAGGCAAGTTTTAATGGAAGTGTTTTTGGTTTGTATGACGGCCATTGGCATTTCATTATTGGCGATTGAAAGTTTAAAGCCAATGATTAACCGTTTGTTCGAGATTGAATTCGCTATTTATTTTTCAGAGCCGGTTGTATATCTTACCATTATTGGAGTTTTAATCACTTGTCTATTGCTCACTGCCTTTTTTGTGGCAGTATTTTTACTGGCACGCAGTTCAGCCATCGATATTTTGGCAGGGCGTAACAATTTTTCGGGCAGTTATGTGCTGAAATCCTTGCTAGTTGTGCAGGTAACGATTGTGATTATTCTTGTTTCAGGAGCCTTGTTGGTAAATAAGCAGATCAGTTTTGTTTTAAATAAACCATTGGGTTTCGATAAGGAAAATGTGGTTGTGCTCTATCTGAAAGATTTCTCGAAGGACCCCGCTGTTTTTGCCCGCGAATTGGAAAAACAAAGCCAGGTGGTTTCAGTAGGAATGACGGCACAACATTTTGGTTATCCGGCGCAGGGAATGGATTTGGAAGGACTGGGAATTGAAGGTACTGCTGAATTTGTTTTTGCCAACTACGACTACCTCAAAACCATGAATATTAAACTCGTACATAACTGGGTTAAACCGGATGCCGATACCGTGCGGGGAATGGTAATAAACAATCATTTGTACGAACGATTGATGGAGAAACACGGAAGTATGGATAATCTTATTGCCTATTCAAATGCACAACCCTTAGAGCTGGGAGAAACACGCATTAATTTTGTTGGGGTTGCTGAAGATTTTAATTACAGTTCGGCACACCAAAGTATTGGCGATTTTGCGTTTTGGCTCGATGAAGGAGGAAGCAGGGCACGTTTTACACACGTACGAATTAATAATTTGCACGCCGGTATGGAGGCCATAAAAAACACCTGGAACGAATATTACCCCAATCAGGAACCCGACTACTTTTTTATCGATGAAAAAATTGCTCAACAATATAAAGCAGAAACCATTTTAAGTCGAATCCTTTTTGCTTTTTCAACCATCGGAGTACTTATTAGTATTATAGGAATCAGTGCGTTGGCCTTGTTTATTTCGCAGCAACGAACCAAAGAGATTGGTATCAGGAAAGTAAACGGTGCAACGGTTTCAGAAATACTGGGATTGTTGAATCAGAGTTTTGTAAAATGGGTGTTAATTGCATTTGTTATTGCTACTCCACTTTCTTTTTATGCCATGAGTAAGTGGCTTGAGAATTTTGCCTACAAAACCAATGTGAGTTGGTGGATTTTTGCACTGGCAGGAATAATGGCTTTGGGAATTGCATTACTTACCGTTAGCTGGCACAGCTGGCGTGCTGCAACACGTAACCCGGTAGAAGCGTTAAGGTATGAATAGAAAATGTATGAATCAGGATATGCAGGATTTTAAGATTAACAAGATTTAAAAGAGGAAAATGACGAAGATAGATGATGACTTGACATACCTTGAAGATGTTCATCTTGCTCAGGGCTTAAATTACCTGTCAGCCTATAATCTTGAAACTGGTTTGTTAATTAATTTCGGTTCGACCAGCCTGCAAGCTAAACGACTTTTCAAAAAAACATTAATCCAGCTAATCTTAAAATCCTGCATATCCTGATTCTGACAATTAATTAAAATTATATGATACAACTTAAAAACATCGACAAATACTACGACGCAAAGTTTCAGCGTACGTTTGTTTTAAAAGGAGTAAATCTTGATATTAAACAAGGTGAATTTGTTTCCGTAATGGGCCCAAGTGGCGCCGGTAAATCAACTTTGCTGAATATTATTGGTTTTCTGGATGAACTCAGTGAAGGAGATTATTTGTTCCTTGATCATCCGGCTAACAAGCTAAAAGAGAAACAAAAAGTGCAATATCACCGTAGTCACATCGGCTTTATTTTCCAGGCTTTTCACCTTATTGAAGAAATGAATGTATACGAAAACATTGAAACACCTTTGATTTATCGTGGTGTAAAAGGAAAAGAACGCAAAGCCATGGTTGCCGATATGCTCGATCGCTTTAATATTGTTGCTAAAAAAGATCTGTTTCCAAGTCAGTTATCTGGGGGACAACAGCAACTGGTTGCAATTGCACGAGCCATTGTTGGTAGTCCCAAACTTTTATTGGCCGACGAACCCACCGGAAACCTGCACAGCGAGCAAGGACAAATGATAATGGAATTGCTGAAAAAACTAAATGATGAAGGAATGACCATTATTCAGGTAACGCACTCGGAAGAAAATGCAAAATACGGGAATCGTATCGTTCGTTTAAAAGATGGTTATTTGAAAGAAGATTAGCTGTTTATTGCATGTCATGCTAAAATTGTTCCGCATTTCCTGTAAACAAGATTTCGAAACAATTTAGGAATGACGTGTCTATGGTTTAAACCGGTGAAAATTAATTATGAACTTCAAAGTCGAACACAGGTTATTACAGACTTGCGCAGGCTTTTGAGTGCAACTGTTACTTTCATCGCAATTTTGCAGCTTTGGGAATGACACTATTTGCAGTTTAAGAATTTTCTTTATTCGATATTGGATTTGTGCTTTTCTCGAAATTTACCCGGAGTAGTACCTTCAATGTCTTTAAATACACGCGAAAATGATGCAACAGAGCCAAATCCGGCTTGTTGAGCAATATATTCCATGGTGTATTTATTATTGGTTCTGGCAAATAAAAGTTGCTTAGCTTTTTCAACCCGGTACTTATTTACAAACTCATTAAAATTCATTTCAAATTCGTCGTTAATCAACTTCGAAATGTAGGTACGGTTAGTATGAAGTGATTTGCAAACAGTGCTGATCCTTAAATCGTTCTGCTGGTATATTTTCTCCGATTCAAATAAATTCAAAAGGCGTCCTTTTAAATCTTCTTTAGAAGAAAACGTTATTTCTTCTTTTGATTTATCAATTTCCGGTTCATACAGGGGAACCAAAATTTGACGCTGCATGTTTCCTTTGTATCCAACCAGAAAAAATATTGTTGTGAAAAAAACAGAGGGTATTAGAAGTGAAAGGTTGTGATGTATAAAATAGCTCCTGCCAAGCAGTGCAAAAATAATCGCCGCAATCGATATGGCAAAGGCAATGACGCTTAGATTTCTTACCCAATTAATCTTCTTCCCTTCGGTGTTTGAAAAGTAGTTATTAATTACTTTATCGTGTTTAACGGCAATACGAATAATGAGAATCAGATAAATGATTGTTTGCAGAATAAAAATGATTCGGCTGAATAAAAAATTCCATCCTCTAATTCCGGGCAAAGTGCTAAAGTTAACTCCTTTCAGGTTTGTATCTATAAGAATATGTTCGACATACAAAATACGTTCTTCGGGCGTAAGTATTAGTGTTAAAATTAAAGTAGATAATCCAAAAATAATGCTCGGCAAGAAATGAAACAGATGTTGTGGGAATTTAAGACGTATGGTCGTTAATTGTAATATGTAGGTGTAAAAAATAGGATAAAGTGACAATGCGGCACATAAGTAGATGCTTTCGAAAAAAGCATAAAAGTGGTCGAATCGTGAGAAAAAAATAACATGAGAAACATATAATAAGCACGCAAAAAGTAAAAAAACACCAAGTGTCCAGCGAGGAAGATTAGCCGATTTTTTTTGAAATACAAAGTTTAAGCCCCAAAAGAGGGTGACGTAAACAGGCGATAATAATGCGATGGCTTGTATCATTATTAAATTGTAATAAAATGGCTTGAGTGTAAAATTACTAATTTATGTTACATATGTTTACTTTTTACAATTTTGAGTTTGCTTTTTACGATTTGCAGATACCATTAAAAATGATAACCCGATCTTCGCAAAACGTTCAGAGTAGTACATAGAAAAAATGAGTAGAAAATATTTGGCGGTTCTTTGGTAATATTTGTTGCCGAAAACTGCCCACCTCCTCTAAGAATAAAAATAACTGAAAAAAGGTGGTTTGCTAACAACCACCTTTTTCAGTTATTTATGGATTTTACTTTTAAGCTTCAAAAGAATCGGCTTTCCGGTACGCTTCAATAAAAGCTATTTCGCCTTCTTTTCCGGGAATACTTTTACCATGTTCGGCGCAAATTGTTCCGTTATATCCTTTATCGTACATATGTTTGAAGATATTGACAAAGTTAATCTCTCCGGTTCCGGGTTCTTTACGTCCTGGGTTATCGCCACAATGAAAGGCTCCAATATAATCCCAGCAGATATCCATATTCATAATGAGATTGCCTTCGGTAATTTGCTGGTGGTATAAATCATCAACGATTTTACAACTTGGATGATTTACGGCAACACAAATCATTTTTGCCTGTGGCATTTTTGTAAGGAATAATTTTGGATGGTCAACCTGGTGGTTTAGTGGTTCCATAACTAAATCCAGTCCGCTTGTTCCGGCAACATCACAACAAGCACGCATATTTTTAATTACATTAATGGTTTGATAGTCCCAATCCATTTTCTCGTCGTATATACCGAATGTTATCAATCCTGTTTTTGCACCTGTTCTTTTTTGAACGTCAAGAGCTTCTTCGGTTTTAGTTACCAACATTTTAGTAACTTCAGGATCGTCAGTAACACCGTATTTGGCGCCATGATCGGCATAAACGATAAACGGGCCAATATCGAGTCCAAGACGCGCTGCTTCGTTGCCAATCTTTTCCTGCATTTCTGCTGGTTTCCACATCAATCCGTTATCAAAAAATGCAGTGAAACCCTGATCGGCAATAAACTTCAGGTTTTCAATCGGATCTTTTCCAACATGTTCGCGGAAGGTTCCAAGTCCCGGCGCGTATTTCAACTTAAATTTAGCCGAATTTGATACTTTTGAATCAGAAACTGATGCAGCTGCAATGCCTGATATACTACTGAATGCCAGCGTTCCCGCTGCCGCGTTACGAATAAAATTTCTTCTTTCCATGGTTATGTGGTTTAAATTATTGCTGTTTTGTCTGTTGTCCTTTAGACATAAAAAAATATGTTCTCTTTAACATGACGTAAAAGATATGAAATATGACTATATTTTGCTTAGTCAATAGTGATTTTACTTCCCCACCAATCATTGCCCGGATTGAAATCCTCTGAGAGCATCCAAAGCCGTTCTTTTTCCAGTGCGGGCCATTTATTATCGATTACTTTTTGCCGATGCGCCTTTTCGCGCTCCGCTGTCCATGTTGGATCTTGTGTTGGATAACGAGCCCCCATTTCCTGCAGCATTTCAAAAAGTTGTCGACTCATGTCTCTCACTTTGTCGGGATTTTCAATAGCCAGATCGTTTTGCTCACCCAAGTCGTTCTTCAAGTTGTATAATTCCTCACGGCCATCTTCGTAATAATGAATGAGTTTCCAATCGCCCAAACGGATAATGGATGAGGGTTCGCCTCCCTGGTTTCCGTAATGCGGGTAATGCCAGATTAAAGGGCGTTCTGCAAGCGATTGGCCTTTTAAAAGTGGAACAAGACTAACTCCGTCCGTGTGTTCTTCCGGTTTTAAATCGGCTCCGCAAAGTTCAAGAATTGTGGGGTAGAAATCAGTTCCTGTAACAGGTGTGTTGCATTTCTGACCATTACCCACGTCGGGAACTTTGATAAAAAATGGTTCGCGAATACCGCCTTCAAATTGATATCCTTTTCCGCCACGCAGCGGTTTATTCGAGGTAGCAAATGCATCGCCGGCTGCCACGCCACCATTATCGCCGGTAAAACAGATTATGGTATTTTCGGCTAAACCTAGTTGGTCTAATGCATCCAGCACATAACCCACGGCATCGTCGGTGCTTTCCACCAGCCCGGCATAAATAGGGTTGTCCTGGTGTTGGCGGATGGGTAGAAAATGGCCCATTTCAAATCCTGTTTCCGCTATTCCCATTGCTTCTGCTTTGTCGCGGTATTTTGCCCATTTTTTCTGTGTGGTTTGTATGGGACCGTGCACGGCATAAAACGACAGGTAAGCAAAAAAAGCAGTGTCTTTGTGATTTTCTATAAAGTTGACGGTTTCTTTTGCCAGTCGCATGGTGAGGTTTTCGCCATCGGGGCCACTCGGTAAGTTTGGATTTGTCCATGGAGAAAAATAACCGCCAATTGGACTACCAACATCCCAGCCGCCTTTATTGATGTCAAAGCCATGATCTTCGGGCCACGATCCTTTTTCGCCCAAATGCCATTTGCCGGCAAAAAAAGTTTTATAACCAGCTTCCTTCATTGCTTCGGGCAATGTGGTATAACTGTGCTGAAGATGATGGACATACTCAGGAGGAAGCAGTTTTGTGGCCCTGCCTGTATTGCTCCATTCTTCGCCGGTTTTTGCGCCGATCCAGTCGGTAATACCATGCCGCGCCGGGAATTTTCCACTTAAAATACTGGCTCGCGACGGGCTGCAAACCTGACAAGCTGCATAGCCGTCGGTAAATAGCATCCCTTCTTGTGCAATACGGTCGATGTTGGGTGTTTCGTAGTATTTGCTGCCCATTACACTGCAGTCGGTGTAGCCATAATCGTCAACCAGAATAAAAAGAACATTGGGTAAGCCAACCTCTTGTTTTTTCGGTTCACATGAAAATAATGTAACCGCAATTATAACCAGAAAGGTGATTTTGTTATTCATAATGTTAGTTTATTCTTCATTTCCGAATTTGAAAAGATCAGATTTGGTGTGTGATTTCTCGATAAGAGCACTTAGCTCTTCGACCAACTCCGGATGATCGCTGGCAACATTGTTCTCTTCGCCCACGTCGGTGGTAAGATTGTATAATTCGGTAGTCGTCTTCTCGGGTGTAAAAACGTTGTAACGCACGAGTTTCCAGTCACCCTTTCTAACCGCCTGTCTTCCTCCTTTTTCATGGAATTCCCAGTATAAATAATCGTGTTGCTCCGCTTGTTTCTCTCCAAGCAGAGTGGGTAAAAACGAAATTCCGTCAATCGAATCGGGAGTTGAAATGCCTGTAACTTCCGCCACGGTTGGAAATACATCCCAAAATGCAGAAATGTGATCGGTTGAACTGGCAGCTTTAATTTTTCCGTCCCACATTGCAATCATCGGTACACGAATACCACCTTCGTACAAGTCGCGTTTGTAACCTTTCAAAGGTTCGTTTGAATTGAAATAATCAGGATCGGCTCCACCTTCCAAATGCGGACCGTTATCTGAGGTAAATATGATCAAGGTGTTTTCGTAAATTCCCAGCTCTTTCAGTTTGGCAACGATTTCGCCAACCTGCATATCCAGATAGTCAACCATAGCAGCAAATGCTGCGTGTGTCTCCTGTTGCGAACCGTATCCGCCTTGTTTATAATTTGGTCCATCATCAACTCCTATGTAAGCTTTTTCAGGCTCAAGTTTTCCTCTGTATTTGGCAATGTACTCATCAGGAGCAAACAATTCAGCATGCGGAATTATTGACGGATAATACATAAAAAACGGTTGATCTTTGTTGTTTTCGATAAAACGAA
It includes:
- a CDS encoding arylsulfatase — translated: MRKLILPTIFGILLLACQPKTKTTETQPAKPNIIYILADDLGYGDLSCYGQTHFSTPNIDKLAENGMLFTQHYSGSTVCAPSRSALMTGQHTGHTPIRGNKEWQPEGQFPIVPDAVTIAEALKEAGYTTGAFGKWGLGYPGSEGDPNMQGFDEFYGYNCQRMGHNYYPYHLWHNQEKVVLEGNSGKKTEAYGPELIHNEAIRFIENNKDQPFFMYYPSIIPHAELFAPDEYIAKYRGKLEPEKAYIGVDDGPNYKQGGYGSQQETHAAFAAMVDYLDMQVGEIVAKLKELGIYENTLIIFTSDNGPHLEGGADPDYFNSNEPLKGYKRDLYEGGIRVPMIAMWDGKIKAASSTDHISAFWDVFPTVAEVTGISTPDSIDGISFLPTLLGEKQAEQHDYLYWEFHEKGGRQAVRKGDWKLVRYNVFTPEKTTTELYNLTTDVGEENNVASDHPELVEELSALIEKSHTKSDLFKFGNEE
- a CDS encoding GxxExxY protein, with protein sequence MTKIDDDLTYLEDVHLAQGLNYLSAYNLETGLLINFGSTSLQAKRLFKKTLIQLILKSCIS
- a CDS encoding ABC transporter ATP-binding protein — translated: MIQLKNIDKYYDAKFQRTFVLKGVNLDIKQGEFVSVMGPSGAGKSTLLNIIGFLDELSEGDYLFLDHPANKLKEKQKVQYHRSHIGFIFQAFHLIEEMNVYENIETPLIYRGVKGKERKAMVADMLDRFNIVAKKDLFPSQLSGGQQQLVAIARAIVGSPKLLLADEPTGNLHSEQGQMIMELLKKLNDEGMTIIQVTHSEENAKYGNRIVRLKDGYLKED
- a CDS encoding endonuclease domain-containing protein, translated to MTEAELLLWEQLKGKKVLGFRFRPQHPIDIFIADFYCHPLKLVIEVDGGIHKSRDQKEYEIGRTGELNYWGIEVVRFTNEEVEKDMIKLIETIKKKCLIRQSEIRKSPFRGFRGTKK
- a CDS encoding hydroxypyruvate isomerase family protein, with the translated sequence MERRNFIRNAAAGTLAFSSISGIAAASVSDSKVSNSAKFKLKYAPGLGTFREHVGKDPIENLKFIADQGFTAFFDNGLMWKPAEMQEKIGNEAARLGLDIGPFIVYADHGAKYGVTDDPEVTKMLVTKTEEALDVQKRTGAKTGLITFGIYDEKMDWDYQTINVIKNMRACCDVAGTSGLDLVMEPLNHQVDHPKLFLTKMPQAKMICVAVNHPSCKIVDDLYHQQITEGNLIMNMDICWDYIGAFHCGDNPGRKEPGTGEINFVNIFKHMYDKGYNGTICAEHGKSIPGKEGEIAFIEAYRKADSFEA
- a CDS encoding helix-turn-helix domain-containing protein, with protein sequence MPSIIFGLSTLILTLILTPEERILYVEHILIDTNLKGVNFSTLPGIRGWNFLFSRIIFILQTIIYLILIIRIAVKHDKVINNYFSNTEGKKINWVRNLSVIAFAISIAAIIFALLGRSYFIHHNLSLLIPSVFFTTIFFLVGYKGNMQRQILVPLYEPEIDKSKEEITFSSKEDLKGRLLNLFESEKIYQQNDLRISTVCKSLHTNRTYISKLINDEFEMNFNEFVNKYRVEKAKQLLFARTNNKYTMEYIAQQAGFGSVASFSRVFKDIEGTTPGKFREKHKSNIE
- a CDS encoding DUF4097 family beta strand repeat-containing protein, whose product is MKTQKNIKLFTIIAVLTAVLSLNGLAKDGQPTITKTFDLNQPGQLNASSSGGGVTVQTHDQPKVIIQAFVRKNGSLLSPSDKSLDEVLDDFDIDFSKSGSTITAVVKRRGQMNFWRNNVGISLTIIVPEEMSCDVSSSGGGLKISGVKGTHDFSSSGGGVKLENTSGSTKASSSGGGVHVYKHKGDIKLSSSGGGVTLEKAKGSVYARSSGGSVKLEEINGDVDASSSGGGVYVQGEAGMVKAKSSGGSVKVNISNLSDELYLQSSGGGVSAVIHGGEKMGLDLDLRSGRVNIELHNFNGTSEKDRVKGKMNGGGIPVYAHASGGNVSISYED
- a CDS encoding SMP-30/gluconolactonase/LRE family protein, producing MHQIIYLVLSFILTVPAFAQNYQTTGKIIVDDPSLDDLIDVSAGIEILADGFGWSEGPLWLTSVNKLIFSDIPDNSIYEWSESDGLQLYLKPSGYTGEQARGGELGSNALLLASDGSLVLCQHGDRRIAKMLAPLSDPLPKFETLADSYLGKKLNSPNDAVFSKTDELYFTDPPYGLEKNVDDPAKELDFQGVYKLSKSGEIKLLTKALTRPNGIAFSPDGTKLYVANSDPKRAIWMVYDVKKNGGIGNGKVFYDATNLVLANNGLPDGMKVHRNGTVFATGPGGIFIFSPDGKILGKIETGKETANCTFNDDYSALYVTADNYLMRVHLKK
- a CDS encoding ABC transporter permease, coding for MYNLKITIRRLFKDKAFSLINIFGLVIGISSFLILFIHVSNEKSFDKHFSNHSTIYRVTSVPGGLDNAAWARSMGIVYAASAEIPEVELATQFSHCGEGTIKMGETSISQKDIMSVDEAFMELFEVVPVVGDLSEISKPNTVFVTEDFARKYYGNLNPVGQAIKIEALQYTRDLGDYEIRGVVENTHPKTHFKYELLISQKGGLQERFASLPDRKIQWTYNYFKLQKDADPKLIADKVTTFYNSSSLKTTPGPQEYGFALFPMDDIHLKSDYRFELRESSSKINIGLFIPISFVILAISLLNFTNLSIAKLIKRSKELGLKKSIGATKLQLVRQVLMEVFLVCMTAIGISLLAIESLKPMINRLFEIEFAIYFSEPVVYLTIIGVLITCLLLTAFFVAVFLLARSSAIDILAGRNNFSGSYVLKSLLVVQVTIVIILVSGALLVNKQISFVLNKPLGFDKENVVVLYLKDFSKDPAVFARELEKQSQVVSVGMTAQHFGYPAQGMDLEGLGIEGTAEFVFANYDYLKTMNIKLVHNWVKPDADTVRGMVINNHLYERLMEKHGSMDNLIAYSNAQPLELGETRINFVGVAEDFNYSSAHQSIGDFAFWLDEGGSRARFTHVRINNLHAGMEAIKNTWNEYYPNQEPDYFFIDEKIAQQYKAETILSRILFAFSTIGVLISIIGISALALFISQQRTKEIGIRKVNGATVSEILGLLNQSFVKWVLIAFVIATPLSFYAMSKWLENFAYKTNVSWWIFALAGIMALGIALLTVSWHSWRAATRNPVEALRYE
- a CDS encoding sulfatase; protein product: MNNKITFLVIIAVTLFSCEPKKQEVGLPNVLFILVDDYGYTDCSVMGSKYYETPNIDRIAQEGMLFTDGYAACQVCSPSRASILSGKFPARHGITDWIGAKTGEEWSNTGRATKLLPPEYVHHLQHSYTTLPEAMKEAGYKTFFAGKWHLGEKGSWPEDHGFDINKGGWDVGSPIGGYFSPWTNPNLPSGPDGENLTMRLAKETVNFIENHKDTAFFAYLSFYAVHGPIQTTQKKWAKYRDKAEAMGIAETGFEMGHFLPIRQHQDNPIYAGLVESTDDAVGYVLDALDQLGLAENTIICFTGDNGGVAAGDAFATSNKPLRGGKGYQFEGGIREPFFIKVPDVGNGQKCNTPVTGTDFYPTILELCGADLKPEEHTDGVSLVPLLKGQSLAERPLIWHYPHYGNQGGEPSSIIRLGDWKLIHYYEDGREELYNLKNDLGEQNDLAIENPDKVRDMSRQLFEMLQEMGARYPTQDPTWTAEREKAHRQKVIDNKWPALEKERLWMLSEDFNPGNDWWGSKITID